One Chroococcidiopsis sp. TS-821 genomic window carries:
- a CDS encoding VOC family protein, producing MNQTLFHLAFPVTDIAQAKAYYVDGLGCIPGRENKHALILNLYGHQLVAHLTKEPVSPQKGIYPRHFGIIFTSETDWKDLLERARAKKLVFREEAKHRFPNSPLEHRTFFLEDPFYNLMEYKYYRYSEAVFGSSDYGSIGDTPAS from the coding sequence ATGAATCAAACTTTATTTCATCTTGCCTTTCCCGTCACCGATATTGCGCAAGCAAAAGCATACTATGTTGATGGTTTAGGATGTATTCCTGGTCGTGAAAATAAGCACGCCTTAATCCTCAATTTATACGGTCATCAGTTAGTTGCCCACTTAACGAAAGAGCCTGTGTCTCCCCAAAAAGGCATTTATCCAAGGCATTTCGGCATTATCTTCACCTCAGAAACTGACTGGAAAGATTTGTTAGAAAGAGCACGCGCCAAAAAACTAGTCTTTCGCGAAGAAGCTAAACATCGTTTTCCCAACTCGCCTTTAGAACATCGCACCTTCTTTTTAGAAGACCCGTTCTACAACTTGATGGAATATAAGTATTACCGCTATTCTGAAGCCGTTTTTGGCAGTTCAGATTATGGTTCGATTGGCGATACTCCTGCGTCTTAA
- the purQ gene encoding phosphoribosylformylglycinamidine synthase subunit PurQ — MKFGIVVFPGSNCDRDVAYVTRDVLQQPTRMVWHEETDISDLDVVIIPGGFSYGDYLRCGAIARFSPVMQQVVKHAEQGKFVLGICNGFQVLTEAGLLPGALIRNRDLHFICDRVPLRVERTDLPWTQNYTQGEIITLPIAHGEGQFYANEDTIKQLEDNNQVIFRYHGENPNGSINNIAGICNAKGNVIGMMPHPERAADPVLGNTDGLGLFKGIRMSERVAIS; from the coding sequence GTGAAATTTGGAATTGTCGTGTTTCCAGGGTCGAATTGCGATCGCGATGTTGCGTATGTCACGCGCGACGTGTTGCAGCAGCCAACGCGGATGGTATGGCACGAAGAAACGGATATTAGCGATCTTGATGTCGTCATTATTCCTGGCGGCTTTAGCTATGGCGATTATCTCCGCTGTGGTGCGATCGCCCGTTTTTCGCCGGTGATGCAACAAGTTGTTAAGCACGCGGAGCAAGGTAAGTTTGTTTTGGGAATTTGCAATGGTTTTCAAGTTTTGACGGAAGCGGGATTATTACCAGGTGCGTTAATCCGCAACCGCGATTTGCACTTTATTTGCGATCGCGTTCCGCTCCGAGTCGAACGCACTGATTTACCATGGACGCAAAACTATACTCAAGGAGAGATTATTACTCTACCAATCGCGCACGGCGAGGGGCAATTCTATGCTAATGAAGACACTATAAAACAACTCGAAGACAACAATCAAGTCATCTTTCGCTATCACGGTGAAAATCCGAATGGCTCAATCAACAACATTGCAGGTATTTGCAACGCTAAGGGTAACGTCATCGGCATGATGCCGCACCCCGAACGCGCCGCCGATCCTGTGCTGGGTAACACTGATGGTTTAGGGCTATTTAAGGGGATAAGAATGAGTGAAAGAGTGGCTATTAGTTAG
- the purS gene encoding phosphoribosylformylglycinamidine synthase subunit PurS has translation MRKYQAYIYVTLRPSVLDPAGTAVVSGLQHMGYDTVEQVRIGKYIELRLSAQDEDSARRQLNTICDQLLANPVIENYRFDLVEREEVSV, from the coding sequence ATGCGAAAATATCAAGCTTATATCTATGTTACTCTGCGACCCTCGGTTCTCGATCCTGCTGGCACAGCTGTTGTGTCTGGTTTACAGCATATGGGTTACGATACGGTTGAGCAGGTGCGAATTGGTAAGTATATTGAACTTCGTTTAAGTGCCCAGGATGAGGATAGCGCACGGCGGCAGTTAAATACGATTTGCGATCAGCTACTAGCTAACCCTGTGATTGAAAACTATCGCTTTGATTTAGTTGAACGAGAGGAAGTATCAGTGTGA
- a CDS encoding Fur family transcriptional regulator, which produces MKAERTRSQERILKLLKSLNKAISAQDIYVELRNRNQSVGLATVYRALEALKLEGAVQVRTLASGESLYSSVQQDKHHLTCLQCGRSIAINQCPVHELETQLHQAHQFKIFYHTLEFFGLCNQCQIAQAAGVGAE; this is translated from the coding sequence ATGAAAGCCGAACGCACTCGCAGTCAGGAGCGAATTTTAAAATTGCTCAAAAGCCTCAATAAAGCAATTTCTGCTCAAGATATTTATGTAGAATTACGCAATCGCAACCAAAGCGTGGGGCTTGCGACTGTATATCGCGCCTTAGAAGCCTTAAAACTTGAAGGCGCAGTGCAAGTGCGGACATTAGCTTCTGGCGAATCGCTTTATAGTTCTGTGCAGCAAGATAAGCACCATTTAACTTGTTTGCAGTGTGGCAGATCGATTGCTATCAATCAATGCCCTGTACACGAGCTAGAAACTCAATTGCATCAAGCTCATCAGTTTAAAATTTTCTACCACACTTTGGAATTTTTTGGACTATGCAATCAGTGTCAGATAGCCCAAGCTGCGGGTGTTGGTGCGGAGTAG
- a CDS encoding SPFH domain-containing protein translates to MNELFLLVALALGGSALAGSVKVINQGNEALVERLGSYNKKLEPGLNFVLPFVDKVVFRETIREKVLDIPPQKCITRDNVSIEVDAVVYWRIVDMEKAWYKVENLQSAMVNLVLTQIRSEMGRLELDETFTARAQINEILLRDLDIATDPWGVKVTRVELRDIIPSLAVQESMELQMSAERRKRAAILTSEGDRESAVNSARGRAEAQILEAEAQQKATILQAEAHQKTIVLQAQAERQQQVLKAQATAEALQIITKTLQTSPEAREALQFLIAQNYLDMGTKIGSSDSSKVMFMDPRSIPATIEGMRSIVSDGVHNLPQVNGDRAN, encoded by the coding sequence ATGAATGAATTATTTTTGCTTGTCGCCTTAGCGTTGGGTGGTTCTGCTTTAGCAGGTTCGGTGAAAGTTATCAATCAAGGTAACGAAGCGTTGGTAGAAAGACTCGGTAGTTACAATAAAAAACTCGAACCAGGGTTGAACTTTGTTCTTCCCTTTGTCGATAAAGTTGTTTTTCGCGAAACAATTCGTGAAAAAGTTCTTGACATTCCGCCACAAAAGTGCATCACGCGCGACAACGTCTCAATTGAAGTCGATGCGGTTGTGTACTGGCGCATTGTTGATATGGAGAAAGCTTGGTACAAAGTAGAAAATCTGCAATCAGCAATGGTGAATTTGGTATTAACGCAAATTCGCTCGGAAATGGGCAGATTAGAGCTAGATGAAACGTTTACAGCCCGCGCCCAAATCAATGAAATACTACTACGCGATTTAGACATTGCCACAGATCCGTGGGGAGTTAAAGTCACGCGGGTAGAACTACGCGATATTATTCCTTCGCTTGCGGTGCAAGAATCGATGGAATTGCAAATGTCTGCTGAACGACGCAAACGCGCGGCGATTTTGACATCCGAAGGCGATCGCGAATCGGCGGTAAATAGTGCTAGAGGTAGAGCCGAAGCCCAAATCTTGGAAGCCGAGGCACAACAAAAAGCAACAATCCTGCAAGCCGAGGCGCACCAAAAAACAATTGTGCTACAAGCCCAAGCCGAACGCCAGCAGCAAGTTCTCAAAGCCCAAGCCACCGCTGAAGCATTACAAATCATTACAAAAACGCTACAAACGAGTCCGGAAGCGCGAGAAGCACTGCAATTTTTAATCGCGCAGAATTATCTCGACATGGGAACAAAAATCGGTAGTAGCGATAGCAGTAAAGTCATGTTTATGGATCCGCGCAGTATCCCTGCCACAATAGAAGGAATGCGTTCGATTGTGTCAGATGGTGTGCATAACTTACCGCAGGTGAATGGCGATCGCGCTAACTAG
- a CDS encoding NfeD family protein, producing the protein MPINVTLLWLIAGAVLCLMELVLPTAFVAFMMGLSAFVVAIVSLVIPQLSLQAFLWLGLSAALILLSRRLLIPKRKKLQDAYIAETLTEIPAGRDGRVIYEGNSWRARCEDRHLAIAPSQKVYVVRREGTTLIVVPEELLH; encoded by the coding sequence ATGCCGATAAACGTCACGCTGTTATGGTTAATAGCAGGGGCAGTTCTCTGCTTAATGGAACTAGTGCTACCAACGGCGTTTGTCGCTTTTATGATGGGGCTGAGTGCCTTTGTTGTGGCAATAGTGTCATTAGTAATTCCTCAATTGAGCTTACAAGCTTTTTTGTGGTTGGGGCTGTCAGCAGCTTTGATTTTACTCTCGCGCCGTTTATTGATACCCAAACGGAAAAAACTGCAAGATGCATATATTGCTGAAACATTAACTGAAATTCCCGCGGGTAGAGATGGAAGAGTGATTTATGAGGGAAATTCTTGGCGGGCGCGGTGTGAGGATCGACATTTAGCGATCGCGCCTTCCCAAAAAGTTTATGTTGTCCGCCGTGAAGGTACGACTTTGATTGTTGTTCCAGAAGAACTGTTGCACTAG
- a CDS encoding ferredoxin-thioredoxin reductase variable chain — MKVGDRVRVKESVIVYHHPEHRGEPFDLKGLEGEIVGFANEWQGKPISANLPIQVQFTKKFKAHLRETEIEVLS, encoded by the coding sequence ATGAAAGTTGGCGATCGCGTCCGCGTTAAAGAATCAGTCATCGTTTACCATCATCCCGAACATCGCGGTGAACCTTTCGATCTCAAAGGCTTAGAAGGCGAGATTGTAGGCTTTGCTAACGAATGGCAAGGCAAACCAATCAGTGCTAATTTGCCAATTCAAGTCCAGTTTACTAAAAAGTTTAAAGCGCATCTACGCGAAACTGAAATTGAGGTTCTATCCTAG
- a CDS encoding YdcF family protein has protein sequence MFLYLSKLLPLFFYPLGLACILIVFALVTLWKKPRQASTALTIALVVLLLASNGWVSRSLVRSLEFQNIPQELPNADAIVVLGGATKPAFPPRPSVDLSEESDRMFYAAQLYHQKKAPFVILSGGRIDWSGAAGSSESADMAIVMQQLGVPESAIIQEPDSLNTYENAVNVKKILQARQFNRVLLVTSAMHMPRSLAIFNKLKIAAIPAPTDFLSSGDMQYAGNSTEAKLLNLLPEAERLHQSTRALKEYVGLLIYRLRGWL, from the coding sequence ATGTTTTTGTATTTATCAAAGTTATTACCATTATTTTTCTATCCGCTAGGATTGGCGTGTATTTTAATCGTATTTGCGCTAGTGACGTTGTGGAAAAAACCGCGTCAAGCCTCCACTGCATTAACTATAGCCCTTGTCGTTTTGTTATTGGCGAGTAACGGCTGGGTTTCGCGCTCTTTAGTGCGATCGCTCGAATTTCAAAATATTCCGCAGGAATTACCTAATGCTGACGCCATCGTCGTTTTGGGCGGTGCTACTAAGCCTGCATTTCCGCCGCGCCCTTCTGTCGACTTATCTGAAGAAAGCGATCGCATGTTTTATGCGGCGCAGTTGTATCATCAAAAAAAAGCGCCTTTTGTGATTCTTAGCGGTGGGCGGATCGATTGGAGTGGTGCTGCTGGTTCATCGGAATCTGCTGATATGGCAATTGTGATGCAGCAGTTGGGCGTACCAGAATCGGCAATTATTCAAGAACCAGACTCGCTCAATACCTACGAAAATGCAGTTAATGTCAAAAAAATTCTGCAAGCGCGTCAGTTTAATCGAGTATTACTTGTTACTTCTGCAATGCATATGCCGCGATCGCTTGCTATCTTTAACAAACTTAAAATTGCAGCTATTCCAGCGCCTACCGATTTTTTGTCAAGTGGCGATATGCAATATGCTGGTAATTCAACTGAAGCTAAACTGTTAAATTTACTACCAGAAGCCGAGCGATTGCATCAGTCTACTCGGGCTTTGAAAGAATATGTTGGTTTACTTATCTATCGTTTACGCGGTTGGTTGTAA
- the crtI gene encoding phytoene desaturase family protein — protein sequence MSRQQAIVIGAGIGGLAMGIRLQSLGFDTTIVEKLDSPGGRAYVRHVDGFTFDMGPTVITVPHFIEELFSLERDRADLATPDFPEEILDESKRIKTGVSGGSNTSRYVKIVPILPFYRIYFDDGSFFDYDGDPVHTREQIQRLGEPGDLEGYERFHKDAKAIFDRGFLELGYTHFGTVGSMLKVAPDLIRLDAVRNLFSFSSKYFKSDKLRQVFSFETLLVGGNPLSVPAIYAMIHFVEKTWGIHFAMGGTGALVKGFVRKFEELGGKIIYNSEVSKINVTRQGRKKVATGITLADGSVLNADLVVSNGDWANTYGKLIDSKYRRWNSDTRIKLTQQSMSLFVIYFGFKADGREAEKLRHHTIILGPRYEELLRDIFGRKILAADFSQYLHVPTLTDPSLAPPGHHAAYTLLPVPHNGSKLNWQQLGEPLADKVLKFIDERGYLPGLTERIVYKSFITPDYFEHTLNSYVGNAFGPEPRLYQSAFFRPHNRSEDITNLYLVGAGTQPGAGTPSVMMSAKMTARLIAQDFKVAEEIVKGQPEPKLTYR from the coding sequence ATGAGTCGCCAGCAGGCTATTGTAATCGGAGCCGGTATTGGTGGGTTAGCTATGGGAATTCGCCTGCAAAGCTTGGGATTCGACACCACCATTGTAGAAAAACTCGATAGTCCTGGTGGACGGGCGTACGTGCGCCACGTGGATGGATTTACTTTTGATATGGGACCTACCGTAATCACAGTTCCCCATTTTATCGAAGAATTATTTTCCCTCGAACGCGATCGCGCCGATCTCGCCACGCCAGACTTTCCAGAGGAAATTCTAGATGAAAGCAAACGCATTAAAACTGGCGTTTCTGGTGGCTCAAACACGAGTCGTTATGTCAAAATTGTACCGATTTTGCCGTTTTATCGCATCTATTTCGACGATGGTTCTTTCTTCGACTACGATGGCGATCCAGTGCATACCCGCGAACAGATTCAGCGCTTGGGCGAACCTGGCGATTTAGAGGGCTACGAACGATTTCACAAGGATGCGAAAGCAATTTTCGATCGCGGCTTTTTGGAACTAGGTTACACTCACTTTGGCACGGTTGGATCGATGCTCAAAGTTGCTCCGGATCTCATTCGTTTGGATGCGGTGCGCAATCTTTTTAGCTTCAGTAGCAAGTATTTTAAAAGCGACAAGCTGCGCCAAGTCTTTAGTTTTGAAACTTTACTAGTCGGTGGAAATCCTCTATCGGTTCCCGCAATCTACGCGATGATTCACTTTGTCGAGAAAACCTGGGGTATCCATTTTGCGATGGGTGGAACTGGCGCACTTGTTAAGGGCTTTGTGCGTAAGTTTGAAGAACTCGGTGGCAAAATTATTTATAATTCCGAAGTTAGCAAAATTAATGTCACGCGCCAAGGGCGCAAAAAAGTTGCGACAGGTATCACTTTAGCAGATGGTAGCGTATTAAATGCCGATCTAGTAGTATCTAACGGCGATTGGGCGAATACTTACGGCAAATTAATCGACTCGAAGTATCGACGATGGAATAGTGACACCCGTATCAAACTCACTCAGCAGTCGATGTCCTTGTTTGTCATTTATTTTGGATTCAAAGCCGATGGGCGCGAAGCAGAAAAACTGCGCCACCATACGATCATTCTTGGTCCACGCTATGAAGAACTTTTAAGAGATATCTTTGGACGAAAAATTTTAGCGGCAGATTTCTCACAATATTTACACGTTCCCACGTTAACCGATCCTTCCCTCGCGCCTCCTGGTCATCATGCGGCATATACGCTATTACCCGTACCGCATAATGGTTCTAAGTTAAATTGGCAACAATTGGGAGAACCCTTGGCGGATAAAGTTTTGAAGTTTATCGACGAACGCGGCTATTTACCAGGACTGACTGAGCGTATAGTTTACAAAAGCTTTATTACGCCAGATTACTTCGAGCATACACTCAATTCGTATGTTGGTAATGCTTTTGGTCCCGAACCTCGGTTATATCAGTCAGCGTTTTTCCGTCCGCACAATCGTAGCGAAGATATCACGAATCTCTACCTTGTCGGTGCAGGAACGCAACCAGGGGCGGGAACTCCCAGCGTCATGATGTCGGCGAAAATGACGGCACGATTAATCGCGCAAGATTTTAAAGTAGCAGAAGAAATCGTGAAGGGACAACCAGAACCAAAATTGACTTATCGATAG
- a CDS encoding class II glutamine amidotransferase produces the protein MCQLLGMNCNVPTDICFSFEGFSARGGRTDEHQDGWGIAFFEGLGCRIFLDAKPAIASPVADLVRRYPIHSTHVIAHIRKATQGGIALVNCHPFQRELWGRYWVFAHNGNLLDFHAHTNFYQPVGQTDSERAFCLILETLRQSFPTGKPRLEKLYPVLQEITATIAAKGIFNYLLSDGEHFFTYCSTKLCYIVRQAPFAAAHLIDEDITVDFQKLTTPSDRVAVIATTPLTDNEVWTQISPGELTVFQDGLPYQF, from the coding sequence ATGTGCCAACTGCTGGGAATGAACTGCAATGTTCCAACAGATATTTGTTTTTCGTTTGAGGGCTTTTCGGCGCGGGGAGGAAGAACCGACGAACATCAAGACGGTTGGGGTATTGCCTTTTTTGAGGGTTTGGGGTGTCGTATCTTTCTAGATGCTAAACCGGCGATCGCTTCTCCTGTTGCAGATTTAGTACGACGCTATCCAATTCACTCAACGCACGTAATTGCGCATATTCGTAAAGCAACTCAAGGGGGAATTGCGTTAGTCAACTGTCATCCTTTTCAGCGCGAACTTTGGGGAAGATATTGGGTATTTGCGCACAATGGCAATCTTTTAGATTTTCACGCGCACACAAACTTTTATCAGCCTGTAGGTCAAACTGATAGCGAACGCGCATTTTGCTTAATTCTTGAAACTTTACGACAAAGCTTTCCTACGGGTAAACCTCGGTTAGAAAAACTATATCCTGTGCTGCAAGAAATTACTGCAACCATAGCAGCTAAAGGGATTTTTAACTATTTACTTTCTGATGGCGAACACTTTTTTACCTACTGCTCGACAAAGCTATGCTACATTGTCCGGCAAGCACCTTTTGCCGCAGCACATTTAATCGATGAAGATATTACTGTCGATTTTCAGAAATTAACAACACCAAGCGATCGCGTTGCTGTCATTGCAACTACTCCTCTCACTGATAACGAAGTCTGGACGCAAATTTCTCCTGGAGAACTCACGGTTTTTCAGGATGGCTTACCTTACCAATTTTAA
- the cas3 gene encoding CRISPR-associated helicase Cas3', translating to MHYCEFFWQCTGFSPYPWQKRFSTWSGKSIAVVAAPTGAGKEFGVEIPWLYCHKMSIPTTARLIYALPTRSLVEQVYENTLEVVTKSGLPIKVYCLKGGLVEHGFEQDLTQPAILIGTQDQLLSRALNRGFGVSWGQRPLHCAALTNDCRWVLDEIQLTGVAYSTLVQLYKHWQELGTYGQTQLCLMSATFDDRPLHGLEVERFELSTEDMAHSLLAAKVMRPKPVFRATVADVADVAALVKAHHLPGSLSLAVVNTVERAREVGKLLFDLAPLVIHSQFLGIDREKLQQKLKSYQGVIVATQVVEAGVDLDADLLITELCPWSSFVQRCGRCGRKRTENAVQIHWLDYQQQWKPLPYDAPECEATRDRLLKLSDASLHHLAEIPLPKLDLPSYQLTKRDVQTFFCTHYKNRDTTYTISQYVRDPTAFTVSVVWSIEPPERLPHQKFTCPVPTKELTDFCKSYSVIPLVWGEDAWENKEPKHGDVVWLPLAAGGYSHERGWTANPDDQCQAYSLEVEPQYNDPPFPYALPLGIHLQDTEAALREVIPYLQMLKIPERLIEELCRCARWHDWGKAHQVWQAYAQADRGELLAKSTKYGSPMQMKGYRHELASAIAAATQGAAFLSQYLIAAHHGKVRDSLWPTNPKERFNKQVLRGVELGTHLPSVEISGVEVLPAVELTISGNAGNWERQVRNLLREYGPFRLIYLEAIIRNADVKASRYREEQAKHGNSN from the coding sequence ATGCACTATTGCGAGTTTTTCTGGCAGTGCACAGGATTCTCTCCTTATCCTTGGCAGAAGCGTTTCTCGACTTGGAGCGGTAAATCAATCGCGGTAGTCGCTGCGCCTACAGGGGCGGGTAAAGAATTTGGGGTTGAGATTCCTTGGCTTTACTGCCATAAGATGAGTATTCCCACAACAGCCCGATTAATTTACGCATTGCCTACGCGATCGCTAGTAGAACAGGTTTATGAAAATACGCTTGAAGTTGTAACTAAATCAGGTTTGCCGATTAAGGTGTATTGCCTCAAAGGTGGCTTAGTTGAACACGGCTTTGAACAAGACTTAACTCAACCTGCGATTCTCATTGGCACGCAAGATCAGCTATTGTCACGTGCTTTAAATCGTGGCTTTGGCGTATCGTGGGGACAACGCCCGCTGCACTGTGCTGCCCTAACGAACGATTGCCGTTGGGTTTTAGATGAAATTCAGCTGACAGGTGTTGCTTACAGCACTTTGGTGCAACTTTATAAACACTGGCAAGAGTTGGGAACTTATGGACAAACTCAACTGTGCTTAATGTCTGCAACCTTCGATGATAGACCCCTGCACGGATTAGAGGTAGAGCGATTTGAGCTAAGTACAGAAGATATGGCGCATTCGTTATTAGCCGCGAAAGTCATGCGCCCGAAGCCTGTCTTTAGAGCCACCGTTGCGGATGTTGCCGATGTTGCGGCTTTAGTAAAAGCTCATCACTTGCCAGGAAGCTTATCGCTTGCAGTTGTTAATACAGTAGAGCGCGCGCGGGAAGTTGGCAAATTGCTGTTTGACTTAGCGCCACTCGTCATTCATAGTCAGTTTTTAGGCATTGACCGCGAGAAGTTACAGCAGAAGCTCAAAAGTTATCAAGGAGTCATTGTTGCGACTCAAGTTGTGGAAGCAGGCGTAGATTTAGATGCCGATCTGTTGATTACAGAACTATGCCCTTGGTCCTCGTTTGTACAACGCTGTGGGCGGTGTGGGCGCAAGCGAACAGAGAATGCAGTGCAGATTCATTGGCTTGACTACCAGCAGCAATGGAAACCGCTTCCTTATGATGCTCCAGAATGCGAAGCAACTCGCGATCGCTTGCTCAAACTATCAGATGCAAGTCTCCATCACCTTGCTGAAATTCCTTTACCAAAATTGGATTTACCAAGCTACCAGTTGACGAAGCGCGATGTCCAAACGTTCTTCTGTACCCACTACAAAAACCGAGACACAACATACACAATTTCCCAATATGTTCGCGATCCGACAGCTTTCACCGTGTCGGTAGTGTGGTCGATTGAGCCACCAGAACGCCTACCACATCAAAAATTTACGTGCCCAGTTCCAACTAAAGAGCTAACAGATTTCTGCAAGTCTTATAGCGTTATCCCGCTAGTTTGGGGTGAGGATGCTTGGGAGAACAAAGAACCAAAACACGGTGATGTTGTGTGGCTACCACTCGCTGCTGGCGGCTATTCACACGAAAGAGGATGGACAGCAAACCCTGACGATCAATGCCAAGCATACAGTTTGGAAGTAGAACCACAGTACAATGACCCGCCCTTTCCCTATGCTTTGCCGTTAGGAATTCACTTGCAAGATACCGAAGCAGCATTGCGCGAGGTGATTCCCTATCTCCAAATGCTGAAAATTCCTGAAAGGCTGATCGAGGAACTTTGTCGCTGTGCGCGGTGGCATGATTGGGGTAAAGCACATCAGGTTTGGCAAGCTTATGCACAGGCGGATCGAGGAGAACTCTTAGCAAAGTCTACAAAGTACGGTTCTCCAATGCAAATGAAAGGTTATCGCCATGAGTTAGCAAGTGCGATCGCTGCAGCAACTCAAGGTGCTGCGTTTTTGTCGCAATACCTCATTGCCGCGCATCACGGCAAAGTCCGCGATAGTTTGTGGCCTACTAACCCCAAAGAACGATTTAACAAACAAGTTTTAAGAGGCGTTGAATTGGGGACGCACCTACCTAGCGTAGAGATTTCAGGCGTTGAGGTACTACCTGCGGTGGAATTGACGATTTCTGGTAATGCAGGTAACTGGGAGCGACAAGTCAGGAATTTACTGCGCGAGTACGGACCATTCAGACTTATTTACCTCGAAGCCATAATTCGCAATGCGGATGTGAAAGCATCTCGATATCGTGAGGAGCAAGCAAAACATGGTAACAGCAACTAA